In one Neobacillus sp. WH10 genomic region, the following are encoded:
- a CDS encoding serine hydrolase has protein sequence MFFSLFAGVNPAKAEAALNVNADGAILVDGETGKVLYEKNADSVLGIASMTKMMTEYLLLEAVKNGKVKWDQEYTPSDLVYKISQNRELSNVPLRADGKYKVRELYEAMAIYSANAATIAIAEIIGGSETNFVKMMNEKAKKLGLKDYKFVNSTGLNNRDYLGQHPQGTGPEDENVMSPRTVAKLAYHLINDFPDVLKTASTPKKFFKEGTDDQIKMDNWNWMLPSLTFGYEGMDGLKTGTTDFAGSCFTGTASRDGKRFITVVQNAKDANGQGTHKARFDETRKMLDYAFSNYSKEELVPKHYQVKGHKSVPVIKGKDNQVKIYTKSAIDMVVLNGEKENYKPVLVLDKKKINKKGELTAPIKKGETVGYLTIEPKNGEKVSFLTEEGQKKIQVDVIAAQDVEKANWFVLMMRGIGNFFGDVWNGISSTVKGWF, from the coding sequence ATGTTTTTTAGCCTATTTGCCGGAGTAAATCCAGCTAAGGCAGAAGCAGCATTAAATGTAAATGCAGATGGGGCCATATTAGTTGATGGAGAAACAGGTAAGGTTTTATATGAAAAAAATGCTGATAGTGTACTAGGAATTGCTAGTATGACAAAAATGATGACAGAGTATCTATTACTAGAGGCTGTCAAGAACGGAAAAGTGAAATGGGATCAAGAATACACTCCGAGTGATCTCGTCTATAAAATTTCCCAAAACCGTGAACTTTCAAATGTTCCATTAAGAGCAGATGGTAAATATAAAGTCCGTGAATTATATGAAGCAATGGCAATTTACTCCGCAAATGCTGCCACGATTGCAATTGCTGAAATCATTGGCGGGTCAGAAACAAATTTTGTCAAAATGATGAATGAAAAAGCAAAAAAGTTAGGATTAAAGGATTATAAATTCGTTAATTCAACTGGTTTAAATAATCGAGATTATCTTGGTCAGCATCCACAGGGAACTGGTCCTGAAGATGAGAATGTCATGTCACCACGTACAGTTGCTAAATTAGCGTACCATTTAATTAATGATTTTCCTGATGTGTTAAAAACAGCAAGTACACCAAAGAAATTTTTTAAAGAAGGCACAGATGATCAAATCAAAATGGATAACTGGAACTGGATGCTGCCATCGTTAACATTTGGTTACGAAGGTATGGACGGGCTTAAAACAGGTACAACTGATTTTGCAGGTTCCTGTTTTACCGGAACAGCTAGTCGTGATGGAAAAAGGTTTATCACTGTTGTCCAAAATGCGAAAGATGCGAACGGACAAGGAACTCATAAAGCCCGCTTTGACGAAACAAGAAAAATGCTGGATTATGCCTTCAGCAACTATTCAAAAGAAGAGCTAGTACCGAAACATTATCAAGTAAAAGGTCATAAATCGGTACCAGTAATTAAAGGAAAAGATAATCAAGTAAAAATTTACACAAAGTCAGCCATTGACATGGTGGTCCTCAATGGTGAAAAGGAAAATTATAAACCAGTATTGGTATTAGATAAAAAGAAAATCAATAAAAAAGGTGAGTTAACTGCACCAATTAAAAAAGGTGAAACAGTTGGCTATTTAACAATTGAACCGAAAAACGGTGAAAAGGTTAGTTTCTTAACAGAGGAAGGCCAGAAGAAAATACAAGTAGATGTTATTGCTGCACAAGATGTTGAGAAAGCAAACTGGTTCGTGCTCATGATGCGTGGAATCGGTAATTTCTTTGGAGATGTCTGGAACGGAATTTCTTCCACTGTTAAAGGCTGGTTTTAA
- the pdxS gene encoding pyridoxal 5'-phosphate synthase lyase subunit PdxS: MKTGTDLVKRGMAEMQKGGVIMDVVNAEQAKIAEEAGAVAVMALERVPSDIRAAGGVARMADPRIVEEVLNAVSIPVMAKARIGHIVEARVLEAMGVDYIDESEVLTPADEEFHLNKKDYTVPFVCGCRDLGEAARRIGEGASMLRTKGEPGTGNIVEAVRHIRKVNAQVRKVVGMNEDELMTEAKLLGAPYELLLEIKRLGRLPVVNFAAGGVATPADAALMMQLGADGVFVGSGIFKSENPAKFARAIVEATTHFQDYKLIAELSKNLGTPMKGIEISSLAPEARMQERGW; encoded by the coding sequence ATGAAAACAGGTACGGATCTCGTAAAACGCGGTATGGCAGAAATGCAAAAGGGCGGCGTCATCATGGATGTTGTCAATGCGGAACAAGCAAAAATTGCAGAAGAAGCGGGTGCAGTAGCCGTAATGGCACTAGAACGTGTTCCTTCAGATATCCGCGCTGCTGGCGGTGTGGCAAGAATGGCAGACCCAAGGATTGTAGAAGAGGTACTTAATGCTGTTTCAATCCCTGTAATGGCTAAAGCAAGAATTGGCCATATTGTGGAGGCACGTGTGCTTGAAGCTATGGGTGTCGACTATATTGATGAAAGTGAAGTTTTAACTCCAGCTGATGAAGAATTCCATTTAAATAAAAAAGACTATACTGTACCGTTTGTTTGCGGCTGTCGCGATCTTGGCGAAGCTGCCCGCAGAATCGGTGAAGGGGCATCAATGCTTCGCACAAAGGGTGAGCCTGGAACGGGTAACATCGTTGAAGCAGTTCGTCATATTCGTAAGGTAAATGCACAGGTTCGTAAAGTGGTAGGAATGAACGAAGATGAGTTAATGACAGAGGCGAAGCTTTTAGGTGCTCCATATGAGCTTCTTCTTGAAATTAAACGTCTTGGCCGCCTTCCTGTAGTTAACTTTGCTGCGGGTGGTGTGGCAACACCTGCTGATGCTGCTCTAATGATGCAGTTAGGAGCAGACGGTGTATTTGTTGGATCTGGTATTTTTAAATCAGAAAATCCTGCAAAATTTGCCAGAGCAATTGTGGAAGCAACAACACATTTCCAAGACTATAAATTAATTGCTGAGCTTTCAAAAAACCTTGGTACGCCAATGAAAGGAATTGAAATTTCCTCACTGGCACCTGAAGCACGTATGCAAGAAAGAGGCTGGTAA
- the pdxT gene encoding pyridoxal 5'-phosphate synthase glutaminase subunit PdxT encodes MVKIGVLALQGAVREHINSLEACGVEAIAVKRKEELQDLDGFILPGGESTAMRRLIDKYNFMDALKEFAREGKPMFGTCAGLILLAKELVGYSEPHIGVMDIKVERNSFGRQVDSFEADLAIKDVAESFPAVFIRAPHIVEAGENVEILSKHNDRIVAAREGQFLGCSFHPELTDNHRLTAYFVEMVKEAKAKQLA; translated from the coding sequence ATGGTGAAAATTGGCGTTCTCGCTTTGCAAGGGGCTGTCCGCGAACATATTAACTCGCTAGAAGCATGTGGTGTCGAAGCAATTGCAGTAAAACGAAAAGAAGAATTGCAAGATTTAGATGGCTTTATTCTTCCAGGTGGAGAAAGCACGGCAATGCGGCGTTTAATCGACAAATACAATTTTATGGATGCATTAAAAGAATTTGCGCGTGAAGGTAAACCAATGTTTGGTACTTGTGCCGGCCTGATTCTATTAGCAAAAGAACTTGTTGGCTATAGTGAGCCGCACATCGGTGTTATGGACATTAAGGTTGAGCGCAATTCATTTGGACGTCAAGTTGACAGCTTTGAGGCCGACCTCGCGATTAAAGATGTCGCTGAGAGTTTTCCAGCGGTGTTTATCCGTGCACCACACATTGTTGAAGCGGGAGAGAATGTTGAGATTCTGTCCAAGCATAATGACCGCATTGTCGCCGCACGGGAAGGGCAATTTCTTGGCTGTTCCTTTCATCCGGAGCTGACAGATAATCACCGCCTTACCGCCTATTTTGTCGAGATGGTGAAGGAAGCAAAAGCAAAACAACTTGCATAG
- the serS gene encoding serine--tRNA ligase codes for MLDIKVLRANFAEVKEKLQHRGEDLTDLGRFEDLDLKRRELIVETEKLKSKKNEVSQQVAALKREKQDADNLIKEMREVGDQIKTLDDELREVEQVLENLLLSIPNIPHESVPVGETEDDNVEIRQWGKVREFEFEAKPHWDLADQLGILDFERAGKVTGSRFVFYKGLGARLERALMSFMLDLHVDEHGYTEILPPYMVNRTSMTGTGQLPKFEEDAFLIESEDYFLIPTAEVPVTNYHRDEILSSEDLPIRFAAYSACFRSEAGSAGRDTRGLIRQHQFNKVELVKFVKPEDSYEELEKLTHDAERVLQLLELPYRVLSMCTGDLGFTAAKKYDIEVWIPSYGTYREISSCSNFEAFQARRANIRFRRDLKAKPEHVHTLNGSGLAIGRTVAAILENYQQEDGSVVIPNVLRPYMGGREVIKP; via the coding sequence ATGCTGGATATTAAAGTATTAAGAGCAAATTTTGCAGAAGTAAAAGAAAAGCTGCAGCATCGCGGCGAAGATTTAACAGATTTAGGCCGGTTCGAGGATCTAGATCTGAAAAGACGTGAATTAATTGTTGAGACTGAAAAATTAAAAAGTAAAAAAAATGAGGTTTCTCAGCAGGTAGCGGCATTAAAACGAGAGAAGCAGGATGCTGATAATTTAATAAAAGAAATGCGTGAGGTTGGTGACCAAATCAAAACGCTTGATGATGAGCTGCGCGAGGTGGAACAGGTCTTAGAAAATTTGCTGCTAAGCATTCCAAACATTCCGCATGAAAGTGTTCCGGTTGGGGAAACTGAGGATGATAATGTCGAGATTAGGCAATGGGGCAAAGTGCGCGAGTTTGAATTTGAAGCTAAACCGCATTGGGACCTTGCTGACCAGTTAGGGATTCTTGATTTTGAACGGGCAGGTAAGGTTACTGGAAGCCGCTTTGTCTTTTATAAGGGGCTGGGGGCGCGTTTAGAGCGTGCGTTAATGAGTTTCATGCTTGACCTTCATGTTGATGAACATGGCTATACAGAAATTCTGCCGCCATACATGGTAAACCGTACAAGTATGACGGGCACAGGGCAATTGCCAAAATTTGAAGAGGATGCCTTTTTAATAGAAAGCGAAGATTACTTCCTTATTCCAACTGCTGAGGTGCCTGTTACTAACTATCACCGCGATGAAATTTTAAGCAGTGAAGATCTGCCAATTCGCTTTGCTGCCTACAGCGCGTGCTTCCGCTCTGAGGCAGGCTCTGCAGGACGAGATACAAGGGGATTAATTCGTCAGCACCAATTCAATAAGGTAGAGCTTGTAAAGTTTGTAAAGCCAGAAGATTCTTATGAGGAGCTGGAAAAGCTGACACATGATGCCGAGCGGGTATTACAATTGCTCGAGCTGCCCTACCGTGTCCTTAGCATGTGTACCGGGGACCTTGGCTTTACAGCCGCGAAAAAGTACGATATTGAGGTGTGGATCCCAAGCTATGGAACATACCGCGAGATTTCTTCTTGCAGTAATTTTGAGGCATTCCAGGCAAGACGGGCAAATATCCGCTTCCGCCGCGATTTAAAGGCAAAGCCCGAGCATGTTCATACGTTAAACGGATCTGGCCTTGCGATTGGCCGCACGGTCGCTGCTATTTTAGAAAATTACCAGCAGGAGGACGGCAGTGTTGTCATTCCTAATGTCTTGCGTCCATATATGGGCGGCCGTGAGGTCATAAAGCCGTAA
- a CDS encoding deoxynucleoside kinase, with the protein MSIVIGGMIGLGKTSVADILSAHFQHKGIESKVFYETVDDNPILPLYYELTQEELDARRIPFLLQLFFLNKRFKTVKDCINWREPIYTIQDRSIYEDWYFAYVNKNLGRISDLEFKIYEDLVDNMMEELNELPKKAPDLMVYLKGSFDTVIDRIMARGRSFEINPELKEYYFEVWKGYDEWVMNQYAASEVLVIDMDTTDVVKNNDDALRVCRDVEEKLNEILNRTQTPIF; encoded by the coding sequence GTGAGTATCGTTATTGGTGGTATGATTGGTCTTGGAAAAACAAGTGTGGCAGATATATTGAGTGCCCACTTTCAACATAAAGGAATTGAAAGTAAGGTGTTTTACGAAACGGTTGATGATAATCCGATTCTTCCGCTTTATTATGAATTAACACAAGAGGAATTAGATGCAAGGAGAATTCCTTTTCTCCTGCAGTTATTTTTCTTAAATAAGCGCTTTAAAACAGTAAAGGATTGTATTAATTGGCGTGAACCTATTTACACGATTCAAGACCGTTCAATTTATGAGGACTGGTATTTTGCTTATGTTAATAAAAACTTAGGCAGAATCTCTGACTTGGAATTCAAAATTTATGAAGATCTCGTCGATAATATGATGGAAGAGTTAAATGAACTTCCGAAAAAGGCTCCGGATTTAATGGTTTACTTAAAAGGATCATTTGATACGGTAATCGACCGGATTATGGCCCGTGGTCGAAGCTTCGAAATTAACCCTGAGCTGAAGGAGTATTATTTTGAAGTGTGGAAAGGCTACGACGAGTGGGTAATGAATCAATATGCCGCGAGCGAAGTGCTTGTGATTGATATGGATACCACGGACGTTGTCAAAAATAATGACGATGCCTTACGGGTTTGCCGTGATGTTGAAGAAAAATTAAATGAGATATTAAACAGAACACAGACACCTATTTTTTAA
- a CDS encoding deoxynucleoside kinase, with protein MGDTPFITVEGPIGVGKTSLAKAISEQFHFALLKEIVDENPFLGKFYENIEEWSFQTEMFFLCNRFKQLGDIDTHFLSKNKSVVADYHIFKNLIFAQRSLNDTEYNKYNKIYQILTEDMPKPNVIIYLNASLDTLLKRIKIRGREIEKNISPLYLEQLSMDYENTMTAFEKEHPEIPVLRFSGDELDFVKSEQDLNHIFEKLTVSLRQNSLIR; from the coding sequence ATGGGGGATACACCCTTTATTACCGTTGAAGGGCCAATTGGTGTTGGAAAAACATCTCTTGCAAAGGCCATTTCTGAACAGTTTCATTTTGCTTTATTAAAAGAAATTGTTGATGAAAATCCATTCTTAGGGAAGTTTTACGAAAATATCGAAGAATGGAGTTTCCAAACAGAGATGTTTTTCCTTTGTAATCGTTTTAAGCAATTAGGGGATATCGATACCCATTTCTTAAGCAAAAACAAGTCAGTTGTCGCAGACTATCATATTTTTAAAAATTTGATTTTTGCACAACGGTCCTTAAATGATACTGAATACAACAAGTATAATAAAATTTATCAAATTCTTACTGAAGATATGCCAAAGCCCAATGTCATTATTTATTTGAATGCCAGCTTAGATACACTTTTAAAGCGAATTAAAATAAGAGGGCGTGAAATAGAGAAAAATATCAGCCCGTTATATCTCGAACAACTTTCAATGGACTATGAAAATACTATGACAGCCTTTGAAAAGGAACATCCAGAAATCCCAGTTCTGCGCTTTAGCGGCGATGAGTTAGATTTTGTAAAAAGCGAACAGGATTTAAACCATATTTTTGAGAAATTAACAGTAAGTTTAAGACAAAACAGCTTAATAAGGTGA
- a CDS encoding glycoside hydrolase family 18 protein: MQIHVIKVNESLTTIARTYHTSVKDIIEANELPNPNNLVVGQSIVIPIIGHFYFVQPGDSLFSIARKFGVSYQELAKINRINVNQPLNVGFRLYIPQAPKRNAEFNAYVEPRGTTVAPVLESSAREAAPYLTYLAPFSFQARRDGTLKEPLLNNFPAIAKANRNVLMMVITNQEKDQFSDELGRILLNDMAIQDKFLNNIVETAKKYGFRDIHFDFEFIRPVDREAYNNFLRKAKQRFKNEGWLMSTALAPKTSATQKGKWYEGHDYKAHGKIADFVVIMTYEWGYSGGPAMAVSPINQVRKVLEYAITELPSNKILMGQNLYGYDWTLPFVQGSVAKAVSPQQAIQLAASHHVPIQYDAKAQAPFFKYTAEDGKQHEVWFEDARSIQAKFDLIKELNLRGMSYWKLGLSFPQNWLLIVDNFNVTKRPT, from the coding sequence ATGCAAATCCATGTGATAAAAGTCAATGAATCGTTAACCACTATCGCAAGGACTTATCATACATCCGTTAAAGACATCATCGAGGCAAATGAATTACCGAATCCAAATAATCTAGTTGTTGGACAATCGATTGTCATTCCCATTATTGGTCATTTTTATTTCGTACAACCGGGGGATTCTTTATTCTCCATCGCAAGAAAGTTTGGTGTCTCTTATCAGGAGCTTGCTAAAATCAATCGAATTAACGTAAACCAGCCACTCAATGTCGGGTTTCGGCTGTATATTCCCCAGGCTCCAAAAAGAAATGCAGAGTTCAATGCCTACGTTGAACCGCGCGGCACTACGGTCGCCCCAGTGTTAGAGAGCAGTGCCCGTGAGGCCGCACCATATCTAACGTATTTAGCCCCTTTCAGCTTTCAGGCGCGCCGTGATGGCACCTTGAAAGAGCCGTTACTGAATAACTTCCCTGCGATCGCTAAAGCCAACCGTAACGTCCTTATGATGGTCATTACCAATCAGGAGAAAGATCAATTTAGTGATGAACTCGGACGAATCTTATTAAACGATATGGCAATTCAAGATAAATTTCTCAATAATATCGTCGAAACGGCCAAAAAATACGGATTCCGTGACATCCATTTTGACTTTGAATTTATACGTCCCGTCGACCGCGAGGCTTATAATAATTTTTTACGAAAAGCGAAGCAGCGCTTTAAAAACGAAGGTTGGCTGATGTCAACCGCGCTTGCTCCGAAAACAAGTGCAACGCAAAAGGGAAAATGGTATGAAGGTCATGATTATAAAGCCCACGGGAAAATCGCTGACTTTGTCGTGATTATGACCTATGAATGGGGCTACAGCGGCGGACCTGCAATGGCGGTTTCCCCCATTAATCAGGTTAGGAAGGTTTTGGAGTATGCGATCACGGAACTACCATCGAATAAAATTCTCATGGGACAAAATCTCTATGGCTATGATTGGACACTCCCATTTGTTCAAGGGTCAGTAGCAAAAGCGGTAAGCCCCCAACAGGCCATCCAGCTGGCAGCAAGTCACCATGTACCGATTCAATATGATGCAAAAGCACAAGCACCGTTCTTCAAATATACGGCAGAAGATGGCAAGCAGCATGAAGTTTGGTTCGAGGATGCCCGCTCCATCCAGGCTAAGTTTGACTTAATCAAAGAGCTGAATCTTAGAGGGATGAGCTATTGGAAGCTAGGTTTGTCCTTCCCGCAGAACTGGCTATTAATCGTGGACAATTTCAATGTAACAAAAAGACCAACCTAA
- the tadA gene encoding tRNA adenosine(34) deaminase TadA, which yields MELNHNQDVYFMNEAIKEAKKAEELNEVPIGAVLVLDGNIVSRAHNLRESEQNALAHAELLAIDQACRETGSWRLEEATLYVTLEPCPMCSGAIILSRVKRVVYGASDPKGGCAGTLMNLLQDVRFNHQSEVTKGVLELQCGQMLSDFFRKIRERKKLEKQRRTQTLPENLQ from the coding sequence ATGGAACTTAATCATAACCAAGACGTGTATTTTATGAATGAAGCAATAAAGGAAGCGAAGAAGGCCGAGGAATTAAATGAGGTTCCAATCGGAGCGGTGTTGGTACTGGACGGAAATATCGTTTCCCGGGCCCATAATTTACGGGAAAGTGAGCAAAACGCACTCGCTCACGCTGAACTTTTAGCTATCGACCAAGCTTGCCGGGAAACAGGCTCTTGGCGGCTTGAAGAGGCAACCTTGTATGTCACACTAGAGCCATGCCCGATGTGTTCAGGGGCGATTATTTTATCAAGGGTTAAAAGAGTTGTTTACGGGGCCAGTGACCCAAAGGGCGGATGTGCCGGTACACTTATGAATCTGTTACAGGACGTGCGCTTCAATCACCAAAGTGAAGTAACAAAAGGTGTATTAGAATTGCAGTGCGGGCAAATGCTCTCAGACTTTTTTCGAAAAATAAGAGAAAGAAAAAAATTGGAGAAACAACGGAGAACCCAAACACTGCCAGAAAACTTACAATAA
- the dnaX gene encoding DNA polymerase III subunit gamma/tau, which produces MSYQALYRVWRPQNFIDVVGQEHVTKTLQNALLQQKISHAYLFSGPRGTGKTSAAKILAKAINCERAPVSEPCNECAACRGITNGTIPDVLEFDAASNSRVEEMRDVLDKVKFAPTAVNFKVYIIDEVHMLSISAFNALLKTLEEPPKHVIFILATTEPHKIPLTIISRCQRFDFRRITAGAIVNRMKLIVEETGVDCDERALQMIARAAEGGMRDALSLLDQAISYSQDRVTVEDALTVTGSVSQGFLNKLAHAFQEGDVASGLEALDELLFHGKDPTRFIEDLILFYRDMLLYKTAPNLEESLERVMLDDEFRQMAETIPTGQIYQLIDLLNKTQQEMRWTNHPRIFLEVAVVKLCQMEVKQSDHTEPAHIDQLLSRIEQLENELQYLKAHGVTASEQDVAPKPQKPAQKSSKKAFQPAVGKINEVLKQATKSDLNVIKANWGEMREGLLKSQAALLNDAEPIAASADAFIIKFKHEMICQMAMNRNDFVEAVIAALYKLTGKRFLILGVPEDQWLPIRESFLNSQHGEEGEISGPAKEEEPHITEAKKLFGDEFVEIVD; this is translated from the coding sequence TTGTCTTATCAAGCTTTATACCGTGTTTGGCGGCCTCAAAACTTTATTGATGTAGTAGGACAAGAACATGTGACCAAGACATTGCAAAACGCCCTGCTTCAACAAAAGATCTCACATGCTTATCTTTTTTCCGGACCAAGAGGAACAGGTAAAACAAGTGCGGCTAAAATATTAGCAAAGGCGATCAATTGTGAGCGTGCACCGGTGTCCGAACCGTGCAACGAATGTGCGGCTTGCCGCGGGATTACAAATGGCACTATTCCGGATGTGTTAGAATTTGACGCTGCATCCAACTCTCGAGTGGAAGAAATGAGAGATGTTCTTGATAAAGTCAAATTCGCTCCAACTGCCGTGAACTTCAAAGTCTACATCATTGATGAAGTGCATATGCTATCCATTAGCGCTTTTAATGCCTTGCTAAAAACTTTAGAAGAACCGCCAAAGCATGTCATTTTTATTTTAGCAACAACAGAACCTCATAAAATCCCGTTAACGATTATTTCAAGGTGTCAGCGTTTTGACTTTAGACGCATTACCGCAGGAGCGATTGTGAATCGTATGAAGTTAATCGTAGAAGAAACGGGCGTCGATTGCGATGAGCGTGCACTGCAAATGATTGCCCGTGCCGCGGAAGGTGGTATGCGGGACGCTTTAAGTTTATTAGATCAGGCGATTTCCTACAGTCAGGATCGTGTCACGGTTGAAGATGCCCTAACCGTCACAGGCTCTGTTTCACAAGGATTCCTGAATAAATTAGCGCATGCCTTTCAGGAGGGTGACGTTGCCAGCGGTTTAGAAGCGCTTGACGAACTTTTGTTTCATGGAAAGGACCCAACACGATTCATTGAGGATTTGATTTTATTTTACCGGGATATGCTGCTCTATAAAACAGCCCCAAATCTAGAAGAATCGCTTGAAAGAGTCATGCTTGATGATGAGTTTCGTCAGATGGCTGAAACGATCCCTACGGGACAGATCTATCAGCTTATTGACCTGTTAAACAAGACACAACAAGAAATGCGCTGGACAAATCACCCTAGAATTTTTCTCGAAGTAGCGGTTGTAAAGCTTTGTCAAATGGAAGTAAAACAATCGGATCATACAGAGCCGGCACATATTGACCAATTACTATCAAGAATTGAACAGCTTGAAAATGAACTACAGTACTTAAAGGCACATGGCGTTACAGCATCAGAGCAAGACGTCGCCCCGAAACCGCAAAAACCTGCACAAAAGTCTTCTAAAAAGGCATTTCAGCCGGCGGTTGGAAAAATAAACGAAGTGTTAAAGCAAGCAACAAAGAGTGATTTAAATGTCATTAAAGCAAATTGGGGCGAAATGAGGGAAGGTCTTTTAAAATCGCAAGCCGCCTTGTTAAATGATGCTGAGCCGATTGCAGCTTCAGCTGATGCTTTTATTATTAAATTTAAGCATGAAATGATTTGTCAAATGGCAATGAATCGAAATGATTTTGTTGAAGCCGTGATCGCCGCTTTATATAAATTAACCGGCAAAAGATTTTTAATCCTAGGTGTCCCTGAAGACCAATGGTTACCGATTCGTGAAAGCTTCTTGAACAGTCAGCATGGCGAAGAAGGAGAAATCAGCGGACCCGCTAAGGAAGAAGAACCTCATATTACCGAGGCGAAGAAATTATTTGGCGATGAATTTGTGGAAATAGTCGACTAG
- a CDS encoding YbaB/EbfC family nucleoid-associated protein, which yields MRGGMGNMQNMMKQMQKMQKKMAEAQEELGQQKIEGTAGGGMVTVIVTGHKEVVDVQIKPEAVDPDDVEMLQDLVLAATNDALKKADELTNNTMGQFTKGMNLPF from the coding sequence ATGCGTGGTGGAATGGGAAATATGCAAAATATGATGAAGCAAATGCAAAAAATGCAAAAGAAAATGGCGGAGGCCCAAGAGGAATTAGGCCAGCAAAAGATTGAGGGAACTGCCGGCGGCGGAATGGTTACGGTGATCGTAACAGGACATAAAGAAGTGGTAGATGTACAAATTAAACCTGAGGCAGTTGATCCAGATGATGTTGAAATGCTTCAAGATCTTGTTCTTGCTGCTACAAATGATGCGCTTAAAAAAGCAGATGAGTTAACAAACAATACAATGGGGCAGTTTACTAAAGGTATGAATTTACCATTTTAA
- the recR gene encoding recombination mediator RecR, with protein sequence MHYPEPISKLIDSFMKLPGIGPKTASRLAFYVLSMKEDTVLDFAKALVNAKRNLTYCSVCGHITDQDPCYICEDQRRDKSIICVVQDPKDVIAMEKMKEFNGLYHVLHGAISPMDGIGPEDINIPDLLKRLQDEVVQEVILATNPNIEGEATAMYISRLLKPSGIKTTRIAHGLPVGGDLEYADEVTLSKALEGRREV encoded by the coding sequence ATGCACTATCCTGAACCAATTTCTAAGCTGATTGACAGCTTTATGAAGCTGCCTGGAATCGGTCCTAAAACAGCTTCACGTCTTGCCTTTTATGTATTAAGTATGAAAGAAGACACTGTGCTTGATTTTGCAAAAGCACTTGTGAATGCGAAACGTAATCTTACCTATTGTTCTGTTTGTGGTCATATTACGGATCAAGATCCATGTTATATTTGCGAAGATCAGCGCCGGGATAAGAGCATCATTTGTGTCGTTCAAGATCCAAAAGATGTTATTGCGATGGAAAAAATGAAGGAATTCAATGGATTGTACCATGTGTTACACGGTGCGATTTCCCCAATGGATGGGATTGGGCCTGAGGATATAAATATCCCTGATTTGCTAAAGCGTCTTCAGGATGAAGTCGTCCAGGAAGTGATTCTCGCGACAAACCCTAATATTGAAGGGGAAGCAACGGCAATGTATATTTCCCGTTTGTTAAAGCCATCAGGGATTAAGACAACGAGAATAGCTCATGGGTTGCCGGTTGGCGGAGACCTTGAGTATGCGGACGAGGTAACCTTATCCAAAGCTTTAGAAGGCCGAAGAGAAGTATAA
- a CDS encoding YaaL family protein translates to MFFRRKGRLRKEYDDKLLTQLNRYKVHWQQEKLLLEKSFDPSEEVICQTKIAEAKYIFLLKEAKQRNVTILR, encoded by the coding sequence ATGTTTTTTCGGCGTAAAGGGCGGCTTCGAAAAGAGTATGATGACAAACTGTTAACACAGTTAAATCGATATAAAGTTCATTGGCAGCAAGAAAAACTGCTTTTGGAAAAAAGCTTTGACCCTTCCGAAGAAGTAATTTGCCAAACGAAGATAGCAGAAGCCAAATATATTTTCCTGTTAAAAGAAGCAAAACAACGCAATGTAACCATATTAAGATAA
- a CDS encoding pro-sigmaK processing inhibitor BofA family protein produces the protein MEPIIVISILGGLILLLLFSGAPVKPVSFVGQAAIKFLIGALFLFFLNAAGNRYGIHVPINFATSAVSGFLGIPGLFALVAIQQWVI, from the coding sequence TTGGAACCAATTATTGTTATATCTATTTTAGGCGGACTTATACTATTATTGTTATTCTCTGGAGCTCCGGTTAAGCCTGTCAGTTTTGTAGGCCAAGCAGCCATTAAATTTTTAATTGGCGCACTCTTTTTATTTTTCTTAAATGCGGCTGGGAATCGGTACGGAATCCACGTCCCCATTAATTTTGCGACATCAGCCGTTTCAGGCTTTCTTGGCATTCCGGGTTTATTCGCTTTAGTAGCCATCCAACAATGGGTAATCTAG